A single genomic interval of Cucumis sativus cultivar 9930 chromosome 7, Cucumber_9930_V3, whole genome shotgun sequence harbors:
- the LOC101216862 gene encoding probable protein phosphatase 2C 63: MMLRSCFRPLERFLGRWSGDGLLWHSELKPHASGDYSIAVVQANSCLEDQSQVFTSPSATYVGVYDGHGGPEASRFVNKHLFPYMHKFASEQGGLSEDVIKKAFNATEEDFLRLVKRALPAKPQIASVGSCCLVGAISNTKLYVANLGDSRAVLGRSGSGSKITPVVAERLSTDHNVGVDEVRKEVIALHPDDAHIVVYTRGVWRIKGIIQVSRSIGDVYLKKPEFNRDPIFQQFGTPVPLKRPVMTAEPSILTRELKPQDLFLIFASDGLWEQLTDEAAVEIVFKNPRAGIAKRLVSAALHEAAKKREMRYSDLKKIEKGIRRHFHDDITVVVVYLDHNRSSNTNRTKNAIAGYTSAPVDIFSLNSNYEAEEEISDNVLKN; this comes from the exons ATGATGTTGAGGTCGTGTTTCCGGCCGCTCGAGCGGTTTCTTGGTCGGTGGAGTGGTGATGGATTGCTCTGGCACTCGGAATTGAAGCCTCATGCCTCTGGTGATTACTCGATCGCTGTTGTTCAGGCTAATTCTTGTCTTGAGGATCAGAGTCAGGTTTTCACGTCTCCTTCTGCTACTTATGTTGGTGTTTATGATGGCCATGGCGGGCCTGAGGCTTCTCGTTTTGTGAATAAGCATCTTTTTCCTTATATGCATA aGTTTGCTTCAGAACAAGGTGGACTATCGGAGGATGTTATTAAGAAGGCATTCAATGCTACAGAAGAAGATTTTTTGCGTTTGGTTAAACGGGCTTTGCCTGCAAAGCCGCAGATCGCTTCAGTCGGATCATGCTGTCTTGTAGGCGCgatttcaaatacaaagttgTACGTTGCGAATCTAGGTGATTCGAGAGCTGTGCTTGGCCGTAGTGGTTCCGGGAGTAAAATAACACCGGTAGTTGCAGAACGATTGTCCACTGATCACAATGTTGGCGTAGATGAAGTTAGGAAAGAAGTTATAGCACTTCATCCCGATGATGCTCATATAGTTGTCTACACCCGTGGAGTATGGAGAATAAAAGGCATAATTCAG GTTTCAAGATCTATTGGCGACGTTTATTTAAAGAAACCTGAGTTCAACCGGGATCCAATATTCCAACAATTTGGGACCCCCGTTCCTTTAAAACGACCAGTAATGACTGCAGAACCATCGATCCTAACACGAGAGCTTAAACCCCAAGACTTATTCCTCATCTTCGCATCAGATGGCCTATGGGAACAACTAACCGATGAAGCTGCAGTGGAAATAGTTTTCAAGAACCCAAGAGCT GGGATTGCAAAGAGATTAGTAAGTGCTGCCCTCCACGAGGCAGCGAAGAAGCGGGAAATGAGATACTCTGACTTAAAGAAGATCGAAAAGGGGATTCGACGTCATTTCCACGACGACATCACCGTCGTCGTCGTGTATCTCGACCACAACAGAAGCTCAAACACCAACCGAACAAAGAATGCCATCGCGGGGTACACTAGTGCACCTGTTGACATATTTTCTCTCAACTCAAACTATGAAGCTGAGGAAGAAATTTCAGacaatgttttgaaaaattga